The proteins below come from a single Aegilops tauschii subsp. strangulata cultivar AL8/78 chromosome 6, Aet v6.0, whole genome shotgun sequence genomic window:
- the LOC141026182 gene encoding fatty acyl-CoA reductase 2, chloroplastic-like yields MKRLKNEVEDTELFRCLQEIHGKNYHSFVLSKQVPVVGNFREAYIGIAPELAKEIAEEVDVIVNSAANTTFDERYDVALDINTVGPFRIMSFAQRFRRLKLFLQVSIAYVNGQRQGLILEKPFCLGDTITKGIGSSDFSAHQNTVLDIEAEIKLAFDSRRHSSASASVTQEMKELGSRESHRILVNAFEEKIEALESSSSLHSSQDANDNQNGANEEEITST; encoded by the exons ATGAAAAGATTGAAGAACGAG GTAGAAGATACTGAGTTGTTCAGATGTTTACAGGAAATCCATGGGAAAAACTACCACAGCTTTGTATTAAGCAAGCAGGTTCCAGTCGTTGGTAATTTCAGGGAAGCCTACATTGGCATTGCTCCTGAGTTAGCCAAAGAGATCGCGGAAGAAGTGGATGTTATCGTAAACTCTGCAGCAAATACCACTTTTGATGAGAG GTATGATGTAGCACTAGACATCAACACCGTGGGGCCATTCCGGATAATGAGTTTCGCGCAGCGGTTTCGAAGACTGAAGCTCTTCTTGCAAGTATCAATAG CATATGTGAATGGGCAGAGGCAAGGTTTGATACTAGAGAAGCCATTTTGCTTAGGGGATACCATAACAAAGGGGATAGGTTCCTCAGATTTTTCGGCACATCAGAATACCGTGTTGGATATCGAGGCTGAGATCAAGTTGGCTTTTGACTCCAGAAGGCATTCTTCTGCCTCTGCTTCTGTTACTCAAGAAATGAAAGAGTTAGGTAGTCGAG AATCTCATCGAATACTAGTAAATGCTTTCGAAGAGAAAATAGAAGCACTAGAGAGCTCAAGTTCActtcattcatcacaagatgcAAATGATAATCAAAATGGAGCTAATGAGGAAGAAATCACTTCTACTTAA